Proteins co-encoded in one Neofelis nebulosa isolate mNeoNeb1 chromosome 2, mNeoNeb1.pri, whole genome shotgun sequence genomic window:
- the LOC131494031 gene encoding receptor-transporting protein 5-like codes for MWDPRASLEPELVQPADCTAEPGASMDGVDVWASTLAQLMAKRKPQDTWELLPEENLASGHMESGGFQYRLRGLSRLQCGRCQWGWSSAHVHILFHVWFHPASCLGLVKMRLWGQRCRLCPPGSQGACQVSLLNVRLFLNKLVLFILQKCYGEGLSADQCPEICFGERCEACDLGVCFFQKPPDPAWGPEVQSPGSIKGRYTLYGGDGVASAAAGKQLLSLGSGPVVDRSRGYTPNSISIPLSVSDFIRNPVSESSNFFERDDDIVTVPFSLVDAGRDRGPGADARGGVGPRGGPLPAADPRGPLVVGRGSIYLPANPTAPPKGKALPVNFKSPIFHGRGLLINSIRPFQLKGFIFKGRGSIPSPTDTDPGDRGPAGSSRLPVSYIVGLTDDGEGSVTFPSSLANIVIEEDSFPIVNGSVTFPFVFTDEGTGRGASADVTRGKEEGGGGQGPAVAGREPPRGPHARRPVTISEGSVTIPFSVFNIIKCVGPSSTAGSSPRGGLAPRGQSQKRRRPRARLGRSCPEPGWEEDLCPEDGCCGPCFDPYEEVWIWVSMTVCILWIMYLYKFSP; via the exons ATGTGGGATCCCAGGGCTTCCTTGGAGCCCGAGCTGGTGCAGCCAGCAGACTGCACTGCGGAGCCCGGCGCCAGCATGGACGGGGTGGACGTGTGGGCCAGCACCTTGGCCCAGCTGATGGCCAAGAGGAAACCCCAGGACACCTGGGAGCTGCTGCCTGAGGAGAACCTGGCCTCTGGGCACATGGAGAGTGGCGGTTTTCAGTACCGGCTAAGGGGGCTTTCCAG GCTGCAGTGTGGCCGCTGCCAGTGGGGCTGGTCCTCGGCGCACGTGCACATCCTCTTCCACGTGTGGTTCCACCCGGCCAGCTGCCTGGGGCTGGTGAAGATGCGCCTCTGGGGCCAGCGCTGCCGGCTGTGCCCGCCGGGCTCCCAGGGGGCCTGCCAGGTGAGTCTCCTGAACGTGCGGCTCTTCCTCAACAAGCTGGTTCTGTTCATCCTGCAGAAGTGCTACGGGGAGGGTCTCAGCGCGGACCAGTGCCCCGAGATCTGCTTCGGCGAGCGCTGCGAGGCCTGCGACCTGGGGGTCTGCTTCTTCCAGAAGCCCCCAGACCCGGCCTGGGGGCCCGAGGTCCAGAGCCCCGGCTCCATTAAGGGCAGGTACACCTTGTACGGGGGTGACGGCGTGGCCTCAGCCGCTGCCGGCAAGCAGCTGCTCAGCCTTGGCAGCGGGCCCGTGGTCGACCGCTCCCGGGGCTACACCCCCAACTCTATCAGCATCCCCCTGTCCGTGTCCGACTTCATCAGGAACCCCGTGTCCGAGAGCAGCAACTTCTTCGAGCGCGACGACGACATAGTCACCGTTCCTTTCTCCCTTGTGGATGCGGGCAGGGACAGGGGGCCCGGCGCCGATGCCAGGGGCGGTGTCGGCCCCAGGGGGGGCCCCCTCCCGGCGGCTGACCCCCGCGGGCCGCTCGTCGTTGGTAGGGGCTCCATCTACTTGCCTGCCAACCCCACGGCCCCGCCCAAGGGCAAAGCGCTCCCGGTGAACTTCAAGAGCCCCATCTTCCACGGCCGAGGCCTCCTCATCAACAGCATCAGGCCCTTCCAGCTCAAAGGCTTCATCTTCAAGGGCCGGGGCTCCATCCCCAGCCCCACCGACACCGACCCGGGCGACCGGGGCCCGGCGGGGAGCAGCCGGTTGCCAGTGTCCTACATCGTCGGCCTCACGGATGACGGAGAGGGCTCCGTCACCTTCCCCTCGTCTTTGGCCAACATCGTCATAGAGGAGGACTCCTTCCCCATCGTCAACGGCTCCGTCACCTTCCCCTTCGTCTTTACTGACGAAGGCACAGGCAGGGGCGCTTCTGCCGACGTCACCCGAGGCAAAGAGGAGGGGGGCGGCGGCCAGGGCCCCGCCGTCGCTGGCCGGGAGCCCCCGCGGGGGCCCCACGCCCGCAGACCCGTCACCATCAGCGAGGGCTCCGTCACCATCCCCTTCTCGGTCTTCAACATCATAAAGTGTGTGGGCCCTAGCTCTACCGCCGGCAGCTCCCCGAGGGGTGGCCTGGCCCCCCGCGGCCAGTCCCAGAAGAGGAGGCGGCCGCGGGCCAGGCTGGGCAGGTCCTGCCCCGAGCCCGGCTGGGAGGAGGACTTGTGCCCCGAGGACGGCTGCTGCGGGCCCTGCTTCGACCCCTACGAAGAAGTGTGGATCTGGGTGTCCATGACCGTCTGCATCCTGTGGATTATGTACCTGTACAAGTTCAGCCCCTGA